One Aegilops tauschii subsp. strangulata cultivar AL8/78 chromosome 7, Aet v6.0, whole genome shotgun sequence genomic window carries:
- the LOC109733932 gene encoding uncharacterized protein: MASPQYDPEIAAASSAKQSQGGGAGPDKHVGAPDISKVGDSKLYEFKEQLLLLSTLVATVTYGAGLNLPGGSWEQGNPGGHLAGDPILRDTHYRRYLAFYYCNATALAASLVVSLILIILPRNKPAWTVALQIVMMLDLLSLIGAYGAGSCRDAFTTVYALVVFCILLLAIISVFFSFMVKVLIKWAHKVRAATSPIKTTGGNLKGILAMKRVTTMINTIESLAADSKDRAEKEMVDVLMLLATFAVTITYVAGLSPPGGFWSSAEDGHHVSDPVLQARGRYRAFFLCNTTSFALSLLIIVVLLERKMLGKSMLFGKKKMKFGGKSIPKRLAAPCGLIVVALLGLMGAYAAGSCREADNTVMVLMVPVGVCLLLALVFHWKPLTKMHNSVLKFFKKLAHLGIPSGTYRDTDDDHLQNTRYLVMLLATLVVTITYQAGLDPPGGLWQDDRDGHKMGHPVLQTTHPTRYKVFFYSNSAAFITSLVVNMMLQSKFLLTRHTLEVTLVFDLFGLVTAYGAGSTRDVITSIYIVALAGIVLVYVIVHIIIREHDPDPEDHAALKELDDKRRVLLLVAILAATLTYQAGLTPPGGFWLADDQGLGLRAGFPVLLHHYPRRYYAFFYCNAASFMASVTLILLLVNPKLYRPGIRCYALYVCMLVGTFGLMGAYAAGSSRHLKTSIYVLTLVGAVVAFIALLLVLFRLFPLFGKPKDKVPATPKSSGSNSNKSSGSKKKEKLQYLMLLGILAASMTYQTGLKPPGGLWQDNNDGHSAGNPILRDINKDRYNAFFYSNSTSFMASIVVVVMLLPLTMLREKDTKSPKKEPKSVMLLQSMMLPLKDPKSPEKETMLSKKDTESAQKDQKLTDNDPEPTDEGTWPLWPMHTAILLDMMGLLVAYAAGSTRKWETSRNVMVLIVPVLAYIGLYAALSVFCHRKEKPKEDPKVAADTQVGGAGP, translated from the exons ATGGCTTCCCCCCAGTACGACCCTGAAATTGCAGCTGCATCATCCGCAAAGCAGAGCCAGGGAGGAGGAGCAGGCCCTGACAAACATGTTGGAGCTCCTGACATTTCTAAGGTCGGGGACTCGAAGCTGTACGAGTTCAAGGAGCAGCTCCTGCTGCTGTCGACTCTGGTGGCCACGGTGACGTACGGCGCCGGGCTGAACCTGCCCGGGGGGTCCTGGGAGCAGGGCAACCCAGGGGGGCACCTCGCCGGCGACCCGATTCTTCGGGACACTCACTACCGCCGGTACCTCGCCTTCTACTACTGCAACGCCACTGCCCTCGCCGCGTCGCTCGTGGTCTCCCTCATCCTCATCATCCTGCCGAGGAACAAACCTGCCTGGACAGTGGCGCTGCAGATCGTCATGATGCTTGATCTACTCAGCCTCATCGGTGCCTATGGCGCCGGGAGCTGCCGGGATGCGTTCACAACAGTCTACGCGCTGGTGGTCTTCTGCATTTTGCTATTGGCCATCATCTCTGTTTTCTTCTCCTTTATGGTGAAGGTCCTCATCAAATGGGCTCACAAGGTCCGTGCCGCCACCAGCCCAATCAAGACCACTGGTGGCAACCTCAAAGGCATCCTCGCCATGAAGCGAGTCACGACGATGATCAACACAATTGAGTCACTTGCAGCCGACTCCAAAGACCGTGCTGAGAAGGAGATGGTTGATGTGTTGATGCTGCTCGCAACCTTCGCGGTCACCATCACATACGTTGCCGGGCTGAGCCCGCCTGGTGGGTTCTGGAGCAGCGCCGAGGATGGTCATCATGTGAGCGACCCGGTGTTACAAGCCCGTGGCCGGTACCGCGCCTTCTTCCTCTGCAACACCACCTCATTCGCTTTGTCCTTGCTCATCATCGTGGTTCTCCTGGAGAGGAAGATGCTCGGGAAGAGTATGTTGTTTGGGAAAAAGAAGATGAAGTTTGGGGGAAAGTCCATCCCAAAGCGGCTTGCAGCGCCCTGCGGGTTGATCGTCGTTGCTCTGCTGGGCCTCATGGGGGCCTATGCGGCTGGGAGCTGCAGAGAGGCTGACAACACTGTCATGGTCCTTATGGTGCCTGTCGGTGTATGCCTGCTGCTGGCGCTTGTTTTCCATTGGAAGCCCCTCACGAAAATGCATAATTCCGTCTTGAAATTCTTCAAGAAACTGGCCCATCTTGGCATTCCTTCAG GTACCTACAGAGACACGGACGATGACCACCTACAAAACACCCGTTATCTTGTTATGCTCCTTGCTACTCTTGTGGTGACCATCACTTACCAAGCAGGACTAGATCCACCCGGCGGCCTCTGGCAAGACGATCGAGACGGGCATAAGATGGGCCACCCGGTGCTCCAAACCACACATCCTACTAGGTACAAAGTGTTCTTCTATAGCAACTCGGCAGCCTTCATCACATCTCTGGTCGTCAACATGATGCTCCAGAGCAAGTTTCTACTCACGCGACACACGCTGGAAGTAACCCTCGTGTTCGACCTATTCGGCCTCGTCACTGCCTATGGCGCCGGAAGCACTAGGGATGTAATCACATCCATCTATATTGTTGCCTTGGCAGGCATCGTCCTGGTCTACGTCATCGTCCATATCATCATCAGAGAACATGATCCCGATCCGGAGGATCATGCTGCACTAAAGGAACTTGATGACAAGCGCAGGGTGCTATTGTTGGTTGCTATCTTGGCGGCCACCCTTACGTACCAAGCTGGACTCACCCCGCCTGGTGGCTTCTGGTTGGCAGACGACCAAGGGCTTGGTCTCCGTGCGGGTTTCCCGGTCCTTCTTCATCATTACCCTCGTCGTTACTATGCATTCTTCTACTGCAACGCGGCGAGCTTCATGGCATCCGTAACCCTCATCCTTCTTCTTGTCAATCCGAAGCTATACAGGCCGGGCATACGTTGTTATGCGCTCTATGTGTGCATGCTGGTGGGCACATTTGGCCTTATGGGTGCCTACGCTGCCGGAAGCTCCCGGCATCTCAAGACCTCCATCTATGTATTGACCTTGGTCGGCGCGGTGGTTGCCTTCATAGCCTTGCTGCTAGTCCTTTTCCGGTTATTCCCTTTATTTGGCAAACCCAAAGATAAAGTGCCAGCAACTCCCAAGAGCAGCGGCAGCAACAGCAACAAGAGCAGCGGCAGCAAGAAGAAAGAAAAACTTCAATACTTGATGCTGCTAGGGATCCTGGCTGCAAGTATGACATACCAGACAGGCCTAAAACCACCAGGCGGCCTATGGCAAGACAACAATGATGGGCACTCTGCTGGCAACCCCATTCTCCGTGACATCAACAAGGACCGGTACAATGCTTTCTTCTACAGTAACTCCACCTCCTTCATGGCCTCAATTGTGGTGGTCGTCATGCTGCTTCCATTGACGATGTTGCGCGAGAAAGACACAAAGTCGCCCAAGAAAGAACCAAAGTCGGTCATGCTGCTTCAGTCGATGATGTTGCCCCTGAAGGACCCGAAGTCGCCCGAGAAAGAAACAATGTTGTCCAAGAAAGACACAGAGTCGGCCCAGAAAGACCAGAAGCTGACCGATAATGACCCGGAGCCGACCGACGAAGGCACATGGCCACTCTGGCCAATGCATACGGCCATCTTGCTGGACATGATGGGCCTCCTGGTGGCATACGCAGCAGGCAGTACTAGGAAGTGGGAAACATCCAGGAATGTCATGGTCCTCATCGTTCCTGTGTTGGCCTACATTGGGCTCTACGCAGCACTGTCAGTCTTCTGCCATAGAAAAGAAAAGCCCAAAGAAGACCCCAAAGTGGCAGCAGATACCCAGGTTGGTGGCGCAGGCCCGTAA